A genomic stretch from Marinimicrobium sp. C6131 includes:
- a CDS encoding Dps family protein: MEIDIGIKQSDREQIAEGLSRLLADSYTLYLKTHNFHWNVTGPMFQTLHIMFEEHYTELAEAVDVIAERIRSIGFPAPGTYKEFIELSSIKEEPGVPSATDMIKRSVEGHEAVVRTARSLFPVVESASDEATADLLTQRIQLHEKTAWMLRSLLE, from the coding sequence ATGGAAATCGATATCGGTATCAAACAGAGTGATCGCGAACAGATTGCGGAAGGTTTGTCGCGGTTGCTGGCGGACAGTTATACCCTGTATCTGAAGACCCACAATTTCCACTGGAACGTCACCGGCCCGATGTTCCAGACGCTGCACATCATGTTCGAGGAGCACTATACCGAGCTGGCCGAGGCGGTAGACGTGATCGCGGAGCGTATCCGTTCCATCGGTTTCCCCGCACCGGGGACCTATAAGGAATTCATCGAGCTGAGCAGCATCAAAGAGGAGCCGGGTGTTCCGAGCGCGACGGATATGATCAAACGTTCCGTCGAAGGGCACGAAGCGGTGGTCCGCACCGCCCGTTCGCTGTTCCCGGTGGTCGAGTCAGCCAGCGACGAAGCCACCGCCGACCTCCTCACCCAGCGCATCCAACTCCACGAAAAAACCGCCTGGATGCTGCGCAGTCTTCTGGAGTAA